The window TAAATGCGGCGTCTGCTTCGATGTGTGCAAGTTCAAAGCGGTAGCGATAGTCTGACGATAGGAGTGATCAGGTTGAACACGATTAAAATAATGATCGATGGGGTCGAGACAGAAATCGTCAAAGGCACCACCGTGCTGGAAGCAGCCCGTGATCAGGGCATTAATATTCCATCCCTCTGTTATTTGAAGGGGGTTAACCATTCTTCAAGCTGCCGGGTATGCGTGGTTGAAGTCGGGCCGAGGCTTATCGCCTCCTGTACCCTGATTGCAGAAGAGGGCATGAAGATTCTGACGAACACGAAGAAGGTCCGTGATGCACGCCGAACATCTGTAGAGCTGCTGCTGTCCGATCATGACCGGGAATGCCTCAGCTGCTCCCGCGGGGGCGGCTGTGAGCTGCAGACCGTATCGAATGATCTGAATATCCGTAAAGTTACTTATACCGGTGAACAGTCCAGCCGGGAAAAGGACTATTCTTCACCGGCCATTCTTCGTGACGCCTCCAAATGCATCCTCTGCGGACGCTGCGTCGGTGCTTGCGGCACGGTGCAGACAGTAGGCGCCATAGGCTTCGCCAAACGGGGATTTGATACTGTGATTTCCACAGCCTTTGGCCGGTCGCTGGCGGAATCCACCTGTGTCAACTGCGGACAGTGTATTATGGCTTGTCCGGTAGGCGCACTTACAGAGCATGAGAACATCAGTGATGTATGGAATGCTATCGCTGACCCGGCCAAATATGTTGTCGTGCAGACTGCACCAGCCGTACGTGTTGCGCTAGGAGAAGAATTTGGCATGCCGGTCGGCACACGCACTACCGGCAAGATGGTAGCCGCGCTGCGCAGACTGGGGTTCGATAAAGTGTTCGATACGAACTTCGGGGCGGATCTCACCATTATGGAGGAAGGTACCGAGCTGCTCTCCCGGCTCAGCAGCGGACAGAAACTGCCCCTGATGACCTCTTGCTGTCCGGGCTGGGTGAAGTTTATGGAGCATAACTTCCCGGATATGCTGGATAACCTGTCAACCTGTAAATCCCCGCATGAGATGGAAGGGGCTGTGATAAAATCCTATGTTGCAGGGAAGCTCGGTATCGAACCGCAGAATATTGTCGTCGTCTCGATTATGCCATGTACGGCCAAGAAGTTCGAAGGAGCACGGGAAGAGCTGGCTCATGAAAATATGCAGGATGTGGACTGGGTACTGACGACCCGTGAGCTGGCCGCGATGATCAAAGAAGCCGGGATCGACTTTGGGAACCTGAAGGATGAGGCTTTTGACAATCCGTTAGGCATTGGATCCGGTGCAGGAGCAATCTTCGGGACAACCGGAGGTGTAGCTGAGGCGGCCCTCCGTACGGTTTTCGAGCTGACCTCTGGCAAACCGCTCGAAACGATCGAATATACCGTTGTCCGCGGCATGACTGGAATCAAGGAGAATACCATTGAGCTGCCGGATGGTAAGCAGATTCGTACTGCGGTCGTTCACGGCCTCGGCAATGCCCGTAAGTTAATGGAGGCGATGCAGCGGGGGGAGAAAAGCTATGACTTCATGGAAGTGATGGCCTGCGCCGGCGGCTGCATTACCGGAGGCGGCCAGCCGATCGTAGATGCCAAGACCTCCGAGCAGATCGATATCAAAGCCGCACGCGCTAAGGCGATCTATTCCGAAGATGAGGCGCAGACCATCCGCAAATCGCATAACAATCCTTTTATCAAAATGCTGTACGAGGAGTTTCTGGGCGAACCGAATGGTCATCTTGCCCATGAGCTGCTGCATACGCATTATACGGTGCGCTCGAAGTATTAAGGCAGTTGTGTCCGGAGTGGCGAGGTGTCGGTCAGTAATGCTCTGGGCAGATGGTTTTTGTTGGTCGGTTCTGAGGGTAGGTTCTAGGGTTTAGATGCCCATTTTCGGAACTAGAGGTGTTCGTAGCTATTTTGTTTCAGAAAGAGAAGGATCCAATATTTAATTGGAATATCTCCACTTAATCCTTTCATTTTTCAACATTTATGATAATTAAATGGAAAACCTCCACCTAATTAGGCCTATACACCCTTCTGAGAGGCAATTGGATACATTTAAGTGGAGTTTTTCCCACTAGCATACTTATCCGAGTGTTGGACTGAGAAATAAATGGAGAAATTCCTATTCCGGAAAGTAAGATGTTAGGAGGATGGCGAAATTGCGGAAGGATTGGGAACCGGCGGATTTTATCAATGACGCAGAGATATTATCCAGTCTGGAAGAGGCGAAGAGGCTGGCCGGCGAAGAGGCCGTTGTCCGGTCCATTTTAGAGAAAGCCAGGTCCTGCAAGGGATTAACCCACCGGGAAGCTGCAGTACTCCTGGAGGTTAAGGATAAAGAAATTCTAGCAGAGATTTACAGCTCAGCAAGGGTAATTAAGGAGAAAATATACGGTAACAGAATCGTCTTATTTGCTCCTTTGTATATAAGCAATTATTGTGTCAATAACTGCGAATACTGCGGATATAAGCAATCCAATCAGGATTTTGCAAGGCGGAAGCTGAGCAAGGATGAATTGGCGGATGAAGTCCGTGTGCTGCAGGGTCTGGGGCATAAGCGCCTGGTTATTGAAGCGGGTGAAGACCCGGTGCAATGTGACATTGACTATGTTGTAGATGCGATCAAAACGGTGTACTCCGTAAAGGTCGATAATGGCAGCATCCGCCGCGTGAACATCAATATTGCAGCAACCACAATTGAAGACTACCAGAAGCTGAGGGATGCGGAGATAGGGACCTATATTTTATTTCAAGAGACCTATCACAGACCTACCTATGCAGCGCTGCATCACAATGGTCCAAAACGGGATTATGACTGGCATACCACGGCCATGGACCGCGCCCAAATGGGCGGGATCGATGATGTCGGCGTAGGTGTTCTTTACGGTTTATATGACCACAAATATGACACCATTGCGATGTTAATGCATGCAGAACACCTGGAAGAACGGTTCGGGGTCGGCCCGCATACGGTATCCGTTCCCCGATTGCGTGAGGCGGACAATGTAAATTTGAAAACGTATCCATTCCTCGTAAAGGATGAAGATTTCAAGCAGCTGGTTGCCGTTCTGCGGCTGTCCGTTCCTTATGCAGGAATGATCCTTTCCACCCGTGAAGAGCCGTCTTTCCGCGATGAGGTCATTCAGCTCGGGATTTCCCAAGTGAGCGCCGGGTCCAGTACAGGAGTAGGCGGTTATATGGAGGCAAAGCAGGGAACCGCAGGAATGTTCAAGGAAAAACCCCAGTTCGAAGTGGGTGATCATCGTTCGCCTGAAGAAATTATCCGCGGACTTTGCCGGGATGGCTATGTGCCCAGCTATTGCACCGCCTGTTACCGGGAAGGGCGCACCGGCGACCGGTTCATGCGTCTGGCGAAATCGGGGCAGATTCATAACGTGTGCCAGCCGAACTCGCTTTTAACCTTTAAAGAATATTTACTGGATTATGCAGATGAAGAAACCCGCGCACTCGGTGAAGAAATCATCCGCAAAGGGCTCGATGATATTCCCAAGGAAGCCGCACGGAAAATAACTAAAGACCGGCTGCAGCGGCTCGAAAACGGCGAGCGGGATTTGCGTTTTTAATAGACCCATAAGGAGAGATTCGCAATGCAAACCACACCGCAATCTAACAAAATGCATATTGCTGTTTTTGGCCGGAGAAATTCCGGGAAATCCAGTCTGATCAACGGGCTCACCGGGATGCCTTTTCTGGTTGTTAACGACAAGCCGGGAACAACGACCGAACCGGTCTTTCAGGCTTTTGACATCCCGATAGTGGGTCCCGTTATCATCGTAGATACCGCCGGGATTGATGATGATTCCGATCTTGGCCGTTTCCGTGTGCAGAAGACCCGGGAGGTCATGGATCTGACCGATCTAAGCCTGCTGATTTTCTCGGGGGAGGCAGATGACTATAAGCTGGAAAAGGAATGGTATCATGAGCTGGTGAAACGCAACATTCCCGTGATCGGTGTGATTACGAAAGTAGATGATCATTATGTCGATGTGGATCTGTTAAAAACAGAATTGAAGATTCCGTTCGTCAAAATCAGTTCAAAGAAAAATATAAATTTCGGAAGCCTGCGCCATGCGATACGCGATTTTGCCCCTGCCGAATTTGAGCGTGCCAGTATTCTTGGCGATCTGGTGAGCCCGGGCGAAGTCGTAGTGATGGTTATGCCGGAGACGATTCCTGCACCGAAATACCGGTTAGTGTCCTCCCAGCAGCAGATCCTGCGTGATTTACTGGATCATCATGTAATGGCTTTGTCCGTTACTGAGGTTGAACTTCCGACACTACTGATGAACCTCAAAGGGATGCCGGATCTGGTCATCACGGATTCCCAGGTATACGACAGTGTGAGTGAAATTCTTCCGGCCAACGTACCGTTGACCACCTTTGCCATTCTAATGGCACGGTTTAAGGGAGATTTACCGACCTTCGTATCAGGGGCTGAGACGATTTCCAGCCTGCAGCCGGGGGATAAGGTGCTTCTGTCCGAGGCCTGTATCCATCATCCGCATAACGGCGAGATTGACCGTGAACTGGTGAAAACGAAACTGCAGGAAATAGCCGGAGGCAAACTGGAGATCAGAACTAGTGTAGGACCCGACTTCCCGGCCGATCTTTCCGGGTATAAGCTGATTGTGCACTGCGGCGGCTGTATATTTAACCGCAAGCAGCTGATGAACCGGCTGGCAAGCTCGGGAGAACAGCGGGTGCCGATCACGAACTACGGCATTGCCTTTGCTTATTTCAAAGGAATCCTCCCGCGTGTGCTTGAAATTATGCACGTGAATTCATAACTTAAGGAGTCGGCAAAACGATGGAGCAGGCATGCAGAGCATTACGCCGTGAACAGGATGCATTAGGCAACAGGGATATACCGGAGTCCGCGTATTATGGAATTCATACGGCCCGGGCCATGGAGAATTTTCCTGTAAGCGGGCGGGCTGTTAACCCAAATTTGATCCGGAGCCTGGTCACGGTGAAAAAAGCGTCGGCGCTGGCCCACTTGAAGCTGAATACGTATCCTGCGGAGATTGCTTCGGCCATCGTGCAGGCCTGTGATGACATTCAGGCCGGGAATTACTTGGAGCAGTTTACTGTTGATGCATTGCAGGGCGGTGCAGGCACTTCGACCAATATGAATGTTAATGAAGTATTGGCAAACCGGGCAATTGAGCTGCTGGGCGGAGTGCTTGGAGACTACACAGTGGTGCATCCGCTGGATCATGTCAACTGCTGCCAATCCACAAATGATGTCTACCCGACCGCACTGAGAATTGCGGCTATAGGCCTGGTTCGCAGACTGAGTGAAGCGTTCGCTTCCCTTCAGGAGGCTTTGCAGGAGAAGGAGCTTGAATTTGCGGAAGTGCTGAAGCTGGGACGCACGGAACTGATGGATGCGCTGCCGATGACAGCTGGCCAGGGCTTCGGTGCCTACGCCAAAGCAGTCGCGAGAGACCGCTGGCGAATCTATAAAGCAGAGGAACGGCTGCGGGAAATCAATATAGGCGGTACAGCGATCGGCACCGGAATGAATGCGCCGGCCAAGTATACATTCTATATGACCGATCTATTGCAGGATCTGACCGGCTACGGTCTGGCGCGCAGCGAGTTTCCAATGGACCCGACACAGAATATGGATGTGTTCGTTGAAGTCTCCGGCCTGCTGAAAGCAGCCTCTGTGAATCTGCTGAAAATCTCAGGTGATCTCCGTCTGCTTGCAAGCGGACCTGCGGGGGGGCTTGGAGAGCTCAAGCTGCCGGCGGTGCAGGCAGGATCTTCGATCATGCCCGGTAAGATCAATCCGGTAATAGCCGAGATGACCGGACTCGTAGCGATGCGCGTGATTGCCAATGACGCAGCGGTTACGCTGGCTGCTGCCGGCGGACAGCTTGAGCTAAATGCCTTTGTCCCGCTGATTGCGGAATCACTGCTTGAATCGCTGGAGATTCTGGACCATGCCGTCCGGTTATTCGAGGAACGCTGTGTACGGGGTATTCTTGTCAGTGAAGAGCGGTGCAGTGAGCTGCTGGAGAACTCCACAGTGCTTGCTGCCGCATTCATAGGCCATATCGGTTATGAGAAGAGTGCTGAAGTTGCTAAAAGAGCCAGCCGGGAGGGCAAAACGGTACGCCAAGTCCTTGTGGAATCCCGGCTGCTTCCAGAGGAGCAAATTGATCAGATATTGAATCTTAATCAGATAACGAAACCCGGTGTACCCGGCAAATAAACAATACTTGAGTTCATTTAGACTTTGGCACAAGGAGAGAGTAACGTGAGCCTGAACGAATCCCCCCGCGCAAGCCGCCTCCACATCGCTTTGTTCGGCAGGCGCAATGCCGGCAAATCCAGCCTGATCAATGCGCTGGCCAAGCAGGACATTGCCGTCGTGTCTCCAGTGAAAGGGACGACTACGGACCCTGTCTATAAATCGATGGAGCTGCTTCCGCTCGGACCTGTTGTGCTAATAGATACAGCAGGTCTGGATGATGAAGGGGAGCTTGGAGGCCAGCGCAAAAAGAAAACGCTGGAAGTGTTGAACAAAACTGATATTGCCCTGCTGGTTATCGATGCTGATAGCGGTGTGACCTCCTTTGACAAGGAGATTGCCGGACTTATACAGAGCAAAAACATCCCTGTCATTGGGGTATTAAATAAAATGGATTTGTTAACCAGGACGGATGAACGCAATGGCAAAGACCTTGCGGCGCTGGCGAAAATATCGCAAGAGTTGTTGGGATTCCAAGTCATCCCTGCCTCTGCGGCAGAGCAGCAGGGGGTCAGCAAGCTGAGGAAGGCGCTGACTGCTGCAGTTCCGGAGGAGGATGGCCGCTTCCGCATTGTAGGTGACCTTCTGACTCCCGGAGATCTGGTTGTGCTGGTCGTGCCGATTGACAAAGCAGCCCCCAAAGGCAGGCTCATTCTGCCCCAGCAGCAGACCATCCGTGATATTCTGGAGAGCGATGCCATAGCGGTCGTTACCAAGGAACATGAACTGAAGCAAACCCTGGAGAGCCTCGGCAGGAAGCCGCGTTTGGTGATTACAGATTCGCAGGTTTTTCT of the Paenibacillus pedocola genome contains:
- a CDS encoding NADH-dependent [FeFe] hydrogenase, group A6; the protein is MIRLNTIKIMIDGVETEIVKGTTVLEAARDQGINIPSLCYLKGVNHSSSCRVCVVEVGPRLIASCTLIAEEGMKILTNTKKVRDARRTSVELLLSDHDRECLSCSRGGGCELQTVSNDLNIRKVTYTGEQSSREKDYSSPAILRDASKCILCGRCVGACGTVQTVGAIGFAKRGFDTVISTAFGRSLAESTCVNCGQCIMACPVGALTEHENISDVWNAIADPAKYVVVQTAPAVRVALGEEFGMPVGTRTTGKMVAALRRLGFDKVFDTNFGADLTIMEEGTELLSRLSSGQKLPLMTSCCPGWVKFMEHNFPDMLDNLSTCKSPHEMEGAVIKSYVAGKLGIEPQNIVVVSIMPCTAKKFEGAREELAHENMQDVDWVLTTRELAAMIKEAGIDFGNLKDEAFDNPLGIGSGAGAIFGTTGGVAEAALRTVFELTSGKPLETIEYTVVRGMTGIKENTIELPDGKQIRTAVVHGLGNARKLMEAMQRGEKSYDFMEVMACAGGCITGGGQPIVDAKTSEQIDIKAARAKAIYSEDEAQTIRKSHNNPFIKMLYEEFLGEPNGHLAHELLHTHYTVRSKY
- the hydG gene encoding [FeFe] hydrogenase H-cluster radical SAM maturase HydG; this encodes MAKLRKDWEPADFINDAEILSSLEEAKRLAGEEAVVRSILEKARSCKGLTHREAAVLLEVKDKEILAEIYSSARVIKEKIYGNRIVLFAPLYISNYCVNNCEYCGYKQSNQDFARRKLSKDELADEVRVLQGLGHKRLVIEAGEDPVQCDIDYVVDAIKTVYSVKVDNGSIRRVNINIAATTIEDYQKLRDAEIGTYILFQETYHRPTYAALHHNGPKRDYDWHTTAMDRAQMGGIDDVGVGVLYGLYDHKYDTIAMLMHAEHLEERFGVGPHTVSVPRLREADNVNLKTYPFLVKDEDFKQLVAVLRLSVPYAGMILSTREEPSFRDEVIQLGISQVSAGSSTGVGGYMEAKQGTAGMFKEKPQFEVGDHRSPEEIIRGLCRDGYVPSYCTACYREGRTGDRFMRLAKSGQIHNVCQPNSLLTFKEYLLDYADEETRALGEEIIRKGLDDIPKEAARKITKDRLQRLENGERDLRF
- the hydF gene encoding [FeFe] hydrogenase H-cluster maturation GTPase HydF; this encodes MQTTPQSNKMHIAVFGRRNSGKSSLINGLTGMPFLVVNDKPGTTTEPVFQAFDIPIVGPVIIVDTAGIDDDSDLGRFRVQKTREVMDLTDLSLLIFSGEADDYKLEKEWYHELVKRNIPVIGVITKVDDHYVDVDLLKTELKIPFVKISSKKNINFGSLRHAIRDFAPAEFERASILGDLVSPGEVVVMVMPETIPAPKYRLVSSQQQILRDLLDHHVMALSVTEVELPTLLMNLKGMPDLVITDSQVYDSVSEILPANVPLTTFAILMARFKGDLPTFVSGAETISSLQPGDKVLLSEACIHHPHNGEIDRELVKTKLQEIAGGKLEIRTSVGPDFPADLSGYKLIVHCGGCIFNRKQLMNRLASSGEQRVPITNYGIAFAYFKGILPRVLEIMHVNS
- a CDS encoding aspartate ammonia-lyase, coding for MEQACRALRREQDALGNRDIPESAYYGIHTARAMENFPVSGRAVNPNLIRSLVTVKKASALAHLKLNTYPAEIASAIVQACDDIQAGNYLEQFTVDALQGGAGTSTNMNVNEVLANRAIELLGGVLGDYTVVHPLDHVNCCQSTNDVYPTALRIAAIGLVRRLSEAFASLQEALQEKELEFAEVLKLGRTELMDALPMTAGQGFGAYAKAVARDRWRIYKAEERLREINIGGTAIGTGMNAPAKYTFYMTDLLQDLTGYGLARSEFPMDPTQNMDVFVEVSGLLKAASVNLLKISGDLRLLASGPAGGLGELKLPAVQAGSSIMPGKINPVIAEMTGLVAMRVIANDAAVTLAAAGGQLELNAFVPLIAESLLESLEILDHAVRLFEERCVRGILVSEERCSELLENSTVLAAAFIGHIGYEKSAEVAKRASREGKTVRQVLVESRLLPEEQIDQILNLNQITKPGVPGK
- the hydF gene encoding [FeFe] hydrogenase H-cluster maturation GTPase HydF; its protein translation is MSLNESPRASRLHIALFGRRNAGKSSLINALAKQDIAVVSPVKGTTTDPVYKSMELLPLGPVVLIDTAGLDDEGELGGQRKKKTLEVLNKTDIALLVIDADSGVTSFDKEIAGLIQSKNIPVIGVLNKMDLLTRTDERNGKDLAALAKISQELLGFQVIPASAAEQQGVSKLRKALTAAVPEEDGRFRIVGDLLTPGDLVVLVVPIDKAAPKGRLILPQQQTIRDILESDAIAVVTKEHELKQTLESLGRKPRLVITDSQVFLKVAADTPKDIPLTSFSILFARHKGNLEELVRGARAIDRLQDGDKVLIAEPCTHHTQPDDIGSVKLPRWIRQATGRNIEFHHANGMSFPEDVNDYALIVHCGGCMINRRQMLWRMEQAALNGVPIVNYGVAIAHMQGILERAISPFPLARLAWEEEQTVKWSSEC